DNA sequence from the Parambassis ranga chromosome 1, fParRan2.1, whole genome shotgun sequence genome:
catacagagacaaatGCACTATAGCCTCGAGGTAGAGCACCAAATCATAACATGTATTCAGGAATCTTCACACATTCATTTATAACAGATATATTGATATATGTATTCCTGTAATGatgatttactgtatttattctcactgtatgtatgtattcattCACCTGCAGTCTCAGACACCTCTGCTGCCATTAAAAACCTGACAGAAGAAAGAGACACCTTGCAGAATAAGCTGGATATCTGTGGTGAGCAACACACTGCAGTCTCAGACAGATCTGCTGCAAAGACAGCAGATCTTGAGGCCACCATGAAAAACCTGACTGAAGAAAGAGACACTTTGCAGGGGCTGCTGGATGTCTTTGGTGAGCAACACACTGCAACTTAAAATGTTGTAGCTGATGATCATCATTGTAGTTGTATTAGGAGTCATATTTTAGTGGTCAGAAAAGGTGGtttcctgcatgttttttttagtttaaaggttttgtgtgttttatctttttttgtgtgtgttttatctttaaTAGAGGTCCGTCATCAACAAGGATGGGTGCTTTTCCAGAACagtttttattacatttcttCTGACACAAAATCCTGGCAAGACAGTAAAGCTGACTGTGTGCAGAAAGGTGCCGACCTGGTGATCATCAACAGCaaagaggagcaggtgagtctgagagtcaaatctgtctgtgacagacatgaaggagatttatgtttgttttctttgttgacCAGAACTTTCTGAGAAAATTCAAAAAGCGAGTTTGGATTGgactgaaagagacagagggagtaTGGAAATGGGTGGACGGGACTCAGCTGTCCATAAGGtacattcattttcttttcttcccaGACTTTCGGCAGACAGGAAACCTCAAAGCCCAGTTAAATCGCTCTGCTCTGTATTTCATCAAAATAGCATCTGGACTGAAGTTCATTTAATTTACATGTGACCACCCTTCAATTCTGTTATTATGTTGAAACAttttttctggtttgttttcagtttctggATACCTGGGGagcccaacaacaacaactttgaAGGCAAAGATGAAGACTGTGGAGAAATAAGGTCCTATGACCAGGAAGACGGCTGGAATGACACTCCATGTGACATGCAACGCAATTGGATCTGTGAACAGGCACTATAATTCACTATATTAAGACCCTAGAAGTATCTATCAGATGGTGCAGGGAAAGTAAATAAATACCGGTTGTTTTCTCTTGGTTCTGTTCCGTTTTAATCAGAAAAGTTGCTGCCGTGTTAAAAGGCACTGTTCTGTTCAGGTACATACATGTATATTTTCAGTACAAAATCGTTCTGTACATGCAGTAAATATCTAATTTTTCAACATAGATATCTGCGGCTTATAGCCTGGGTGCGGCTTGtatatcttttctttttctttttttttaaaacagagcaGATGCGGCTTATATACAGGTGCGCTCTCTAGTCCAGAAAATATGGCAACTGTTGATCAATCTCATCATTGGtcacatgttgttttgtttatttagtatttgtcttttttttatgagTTTAATGAGTTCAAATGTGGCACACGGAGGACAGTGTTAAAAAAGGGTGTCATCAATCATAAAATACCATGttaacatgtaaaaaataaacatgaaacaaaaatattaaCCAGAAGCTGAAGCCTGCACCAATGTGTCTAAATGTCAACACAAGACCTAGAGAAACTCAcccacacatttatttatggcAAATTATTACTTTGATGGTATATTCAGAATGCAGCTGCTCAGGTTCTGACCAAAACCAGGACGTAAGACCACATTAAAGTCTCTACATTGGCTGCCTATCTCTCAGAGAACTACTCATGTACAAAACTCCAAACggtctgtttgtttgtatcaTATGAACCTACTCAGCTCCTGAGGACATACTGGTCATCCTAAAGATTTCAGTTTCATACAGGAAAAACATGGAACAAGCTCCTGTATGATGCTGAACAGGCCCTGACTCTGACCATACTAAGTTAAAATATTTCACAATGCTGCTCTGTGATCTAGTCCCTTTATTGTAATTCtctgtatttctgtgtttttttaaatatgtcttTTAATCCACCATTTAATGTAAACAGTTGTAGATTGCTTCAATATTGATAAATGTGCTATAATTACACAGTTAAGCGTCTCTGGAGAGCCCTTGTAAAAcattaaaagataaaaacatacCAACTTCAACAGCTTTTCATTATTAGCTTAAACTGTATTTTGTAGTGTTCTTTAGAATAGGGTCACTGTTCTTTCTGTTGTACTGCAACAGTGAAGCTTCTTTTTTGTGATGTATGGCACTATAATGATGTTTCCTGCAAAACTGAAGTAGCCTTCTCACGGCTACATTTCTGTACAGAGCTGAACAGtctcagtgaaaacaaagatgcaAATGAAGTCAAAGTCAAGATTAATGTTGTGCTCTATGATAAATTACAAACATTTAGGTAATGAACAAATATGAATTTCCTTCAACAACTTAGAAATCAAGCAGATAAACACACTGCTAGTGGggcaaacaaaaaaggaaagaataaaactgtttgatgtttgatgagCTGTGACCGAACACTTACAGTAAAACACTGTGATTTGGAGACAAACTGTCatcaaaacacaacaataataaatatatttacagtCACAGATGTAATTATGGTCACATAAGTCATAAGTAAGGAAATCAATGATTTAATTTGACATGTTGTTGAAAtcgtgtgactgtgtgtgttcactctgtAAACAGGAGTGAAAGTGTACAAGGGGATCACTGTGATCGTTGGAATCATCTGTATGCTATTTGTTGTGTACATCGTTGTGCTGCATCTTGCTCTCAGTAAGTCACCTGTTACTGAATTAAACTTCAAATGTGTATTTCTGAAGAATAACAGGTAGGGTTAGGCAGTGTCCAAATTTTGATACGGTCAAATGCCCTGTAGCCAAAATtcactgcaggaaaaacacataaactgcctgaaacaggTCAAGCAATCTTATTTGTGAATATACTTTTTATTGAGGctatttaaaaatgcatataGCGAACTGACTTTTCATGCTGGCAGCATGAACAAGAATGATTTGTATGGAAGTAAAACTTCTCTTTTACAGATAATAATGGTTCCAAaagaaacactttaaaaaatCTGACTGAAGAGAGAGATGACCTGAAGAGAACCCTGTGTTGTGTGAGTTTTCAGGTAGGAGATCCACATGCAGGGTTCACGAGCAAAGTCTTTATTCAAAAACAAAGTTTAACTAAAAACATCCACTAGGGAGGAAAAGACCAACTGGACAGGCACTTGGTACGGCAGGAGTGCAGAGGACGCTGGGAGGGAGCGACGCGTGGTTAGCTGAAGAACAGGTGGCTGGTGAAGAGGAGTGAGGCCCTTAAGAAGCGGTGCTGAAGAGGTGATTGATGACAGGTGCGTCTGGTGGCCCACAGGGGGCAATGCTGCACCTTACCACACACCACACCCTGCTTGGTAAgattacacaaacactcaacAGTTTTTGTTGGTAAATGAATTCATTATGGAAATCCTGTCTTAGCGTCCATAGGGCACcatctattaattgcagttctatgtttaCATAGACGCATGAGTGTTCACGTAGACTCAGTGCGCTCAATGTGAACATTACCtaaccaaccaatgacagcctccctgttcaGCCACGGCTGAAATTGGAAAGAAAACAGTGGACAGAGTAGGCCACTTTAAGTCATTTACacggaaacatgcaaattagtgtccacgtaaaaacaaatcgtgataaaattgTGATTGTGATTTTACCATAAAAAAATCGTGATATaatatttttgccatatcgcccaccccatCATATGTAG
Encoded proteins:
- the LOC114449017 gene encoding C-type lectin domain family 4 member M-like → MAAYEEETGITLELPGVSSRHAASRNYTDEDLTDDVQVVAPVSDTSAAIKNLTEERDTLQNKLDICGEQHTAVSDRSAAKTADLEATMKNLTEERDTLQGLLDVFEVRHQQGWVLFQNSFYYISSDTKSWQDSKADCVQKGADLVIINSKEEQNFLRKFKKRVWIGLKETEGVWKWVDGTQLSISFWIPGEPNNNNFEGKDEDCGEIRSYDQEDGWNDTPCDMQRNWICEQAL